A region from the Rhodamnia argentea isolate NSW1041297 chromosome 7, ASM2092103v1, whole genome shotgun sequence genome encodes:
- the LOC115749769 gene encoding patellin-4-like, with protein MTRKTKPSTAAAVQMPLKEAEAGKETNCDEDKPSDHPKERDNNVKDNDGTKPAAEWKLPRKKALLQFRCKLEDAIRGDYLLGRSYWSLSRLSRENMSSASSQPLPLMDIRLWGVPLLPSKGHEGTDYVLTKFLKARNYKVGEAFEMLQETLWWRRQHRVDETTGEAPLGPDELVLRTMYVRSVDREGRPLCYHVYGALEDREVYKRALGTKERVEEFKSWAVQFMERVARRLSFKDGGVDSVVQITDLKNMRSRSAKEARGVLRSTFLMVQDHYPELVHRHIILNVPLWYYTFHLLLLRLLHQSDKSKFILARPAKVTKTLLKFIDPEDLPVEYGGLLRENDEEFSNLDKVSEVFVGGNTTKSIRIPIAEAGSTVVWDLTVVGWDVSYKEEFMPEDEGSYRVTLNRSKKLRESVRNSYYINEPGELVITVRNPTFKKKRVLYRTKFKPTVPMYVFFKS; from the exons ATGACAAGGAAGACAAAGCCCTCCACGGCTGCAGCAGTCCAGATGCCGCTCAAGGAAGCCGAAGCCGGCAAAGAAACAAACTGCGACGAGGACAAACCATCGGACCACCCCAAGGAACGTGATAACAACGTTAAAGACAACGATGGGACGAAGCCCGCTGCTGAGTGGAAGCTCCCTAGGAAGAAGGCGCTGCTGCAGTTCCGGTGCAAGCTGGAAGACGCGATCCGTGGGGACTACCTCCTGGGGCGGTCCTACTGGAGCCTCTCGAGGTTGTCGAGGGAGAACATGAGCAGCGCTTCGTCGCAACCACTCCCGTTGATGGACATCAGGCTGTGGGGCGTTCCTCTATTGCCAAGCAAGGGGCACGAGGGCACGGACTACGTCCTCACGAAATTCCTGAAGGCACGGAACTACAAGGTCGGCGAGGCTTTCGAGATGCTCCAGGAGACGCTCTGGTGGCGGAGGCAGCACAGGGTGGACGAGACCACGGGCGAGGCTCCCCTCGGCCCCGACGAGCTGGTCTTACGGACGATGTACGTGAGGAGCGTCGACAGGGAGGGCCGCCCGCTGTGTTATCACGTGTATGGGGCGTTGGAGGACAGGGAGGTGTACAAGAGGGCGCTGGGGACGAAAGAGAGGGTCGAGGAGTTCAAGAGTTGGGCTGTGCAGTTCATGGAGAGGGTTGCCAGGAGGCTGAGCTTCAAGGACGGAGGGGTCGACTCGGTGGTTCAGATCACAGACTTGAAGAACATGCGCTCCCGGAGCGCGAAGGAGGCGCGGGGCGTGCTCCGGAGCACCTTTCTGATGGTGCAGGATCACTACCCTGAGCTCGTCCACAGACAT ATAATACTAAATGTCCCGCTGTGGTACTACACCTTCCACTTGCTGCTCTTGCGGCTTCTGCATCAATCCGACAAGAGCAAGTTCATCCTCGCGAGACCGGCTAAAGTCACCAAGACACTTCTCAA ATTCATCGACCCAGAAGACCTGCCCGTGGAATATGGGGGTCTCTTGCGAGAGAATGACGAGGAATTCTCGAACCTGGACAAGGTCTCGGAGGTCTTCGTCGGAGGGAACACGACCAAGAGCATTCGAATCCCGATTGCTGAG GCCGGCTCGACGGTGGTGTGGGACTTGACGGTGGTGGGGTGGGACGTGTCGTACAAGGAGGAGTTCATGCCAGAGGACGAGGGCTCGTACAGGGTGACGCTTAACCGGTCGAAGAAGCTGAGGGAGAGCGTGAGGAACTCCTACTACATCAACGAGCCTGGCGAGCTCGTCATCACCGTCCGCAACCCCACCTTCAAGAAGAAGAGGGTGCTCTACCGCACCAAGTTCAAGCCCACCGTCCCCATGTACGTCTTCTTCAAGTCATAA
- the LOC115749689 gene encoding patellin-4-like, whose product MDIRLWGVPLLPSKSHEGTDHVLTKFLKARNYKVGEAFEMLQETLWWRRQHRVDETAGEAALGPDELASWTMYVRSVDREGRPLCYHVYGALEDREAYKRALGTKERVEEFKSWALQFMERVARRLSFKDGGVDSVVQITDLKNMRSRSVKEVRGVLRTTFLMVQDHYPELVHRHIILNVPHWYHTFHLLLLRLLHQSDKSKFILARPAKVTKTLLKFINPEDLPVEYGGLLRENDEEFSNLDKVSEVLVGGNTTKSIRIPIAEAGPTVVWDLMVVGWDVSYKEEFVPEDEGSYRVMLNQSKKLRESVRNSYYINEPGELVITVRNPAFKKKRVLYRTKFKPTVPMYVFFKS is encoded by the exons atGGACATCAGGCTGTGGGGCGTTCCTTTATTGCCAAGCAAGAGCCACGAGGGCACGGACCACGTCCTCACGAAATTCCTGAAGGCGCGGAACTACAAGGTCGGCGAGGCTTTCGAGATGCTCCAGGAGACGCTCTGGTGGCGGAGGCAGCACAGGGTGGACGAGACCGCCGGCGAGGCTGCCCTTGGACCCGACGAGCTGGCCTCGTGGACGATGTACGTGAGGAGCGTCGACAGGGAGGGCCGTCCGCTGTGTTATCACGTGTATGGGGCGTTGGAGGACAGGGAGGCGTACAAGAGGGCGCTGGGGACGAAAGAGAGGGTCGAGGAGTTCAAGAGTTGGGCCCTGCAGTTCATGGAGAGGGTTGCCAGGAGGCTGAGCTTCAAGGACGGAGGGGTCGACTCGGTGGTTCAGATCACGGACTTGAAGAATATGCGCTCCCGGAGCGTGAAGGAGGTGCGGGGCGTGCTCCGGACCACCTTCCTGATGGTGCAGGATCACTACCCTGAGCTCGTCCACAGACAT ATAATACTAAATGTCCCACATTGGTACCACACCTTCCACTTGCTGCTCTTGCGGCTTCTGCATCAATCCGACAAGAGCAAGTTCATCCTCGCGAGACCGGCTAAAGTCACCAAGACCCTTCTCAA ATTCATCAACCCAGAAGACCTGCCCGTGGAATATGGCGGTCTCTTGCGAGAGAATGACGAGGAATTCTCGAACCTGGACAAGGTTTCGGAGGTCCTCGTCGGAGGGAACACGACCAAGAGCATTCGAATCCCGATTGCTGAG GCCGGCCCGACGGTGGTGTGGGACTTGATGGTGGTGGGGTGGGACGTGTCATACAAGGAGGAGTTCGTGCCGGAGGACGAGGGCTCGTACAGGGTGATGCTTAACCAGTCGAAGAAGCTGAGGGAGAGCGTGAGGAACTCCTACTACATCAACGAGCCCGGCGAGCTCGTCATCACCGTCCGCAACCCCGCCTTCAAGAAGAAGAGAGTGCTCTACCGCACCAAGTTCAAGCCCACCGTCCCCATGTACGTCTTCTTCAAGTCATAA